One part of the Mariniblastus fucicola genome encodes these proteins:
- a CDS encoding M20 family metallopeptidase, translating to MIPPENFRAAIEQQSDSLIDFTSKIVATPSLSGEEGDVAALVVTEMKRLDYDEVWTDEVGNIVGKISGGNGPSVMLNGHMDVVDPGPKEGWLFPAFSGEVVGDELWGRGSVDMKGPVAAMIHGGSLFKKLGARPPGDILMTVAVMEEIGGLGSQFLATHTTADIAIVGEPSRNELRLGHRGRIELQVRFFGRSAHASAPQLGINPHYAAAEFLQKLEGLSLQSDPVLGEATIAPTLYLTDQQSANVIPSEATVYLDWRNVPSESRQHAVALIESLIGDLSGAGHESAEVKVTEQPRLTYTGVSRDFASVFPPFATSESSTIAKAAFDKIEACTGKPASPDVWQFATDGGHLALAGMQCVGFGPGDDRLAHTNQERISITELKTAAATYAPLALALAKAVEN from the coding sequence TTGATCCCTCCCGAAAATTTCCGCGCTGCGATCGAGCAGCAATCTGATTCGCTGATCGATTTCACCAGCAAGATCGTTGCCACGCCTAGCCTTTCTGGTGAAGAAGGCGACGTCGCTGCGCTGGTTGTCACGGAAATGAAGCGGCTCGACTACGACGAAGTTTGGACTGACGAAGTTGGCAACATCGTTGGAAAGATTTCGGGCGGCAATGGCCCTTCGGTGATGCTCAATGGCCATATGGATGTCGTTGATCCTGGCCCGAAAGAGGGTTGGCTGTTTCCGGCATTCAGTGGCGAAGTCGTCGGCGACGAACTTTGGGGTCGCGGTTCGGTAGACATGAAAGGCCCTGTCGCAGCGATGATCCATGGCGGATCTCTGTTCAAGAAACTGGGCGCCCGGCCTCCAGGCGACATTCTGATGACCGTCGCAGTGATGGAGGAAATCGGTGGCTTGGGGAGTCAGTTTCTTGCCACCCATACCACTGCCGACATCGCGATCGTTGGCGAACCTTCTCGAAATGAGCTTCGGCTCGGGCATCGCGGAAGGATCGAACTGCAAGTCAGATTTTTCGGTCGGTCTGCCCATGCCAGTGCCCCTCAACTCGGCATCAACCCTCACTACGCGGCCGCGGAGTTTCTGCAGAAACTTGAAGGTCTGTCGCTGCAAAGCGATCCGGTTCTTGGTGAGGCGACGATTGCTCCGACGCTGTATTTGACTGACCAGCAAAGCGCCAACGTGATTCCGTCGGAAGCCACGGTCTATCTTGACTGGCGCAACGTACCCTCAGAATCCAGGCAACACGCAGTCGCTCTGATCGAGTCATTGATCGGTGATCTGTCAGGCGCTGGCCACGAATCGGCAGAAGTCAAAGTTACCGAGCAGCCGAGGCTGACCTATACGGGCGTGAGTCGCGATTTCGCATCGGTTTTTCCACCGTTCGCGACGTCCGAATCGAGCACGATTGCAAAGGCCGCGTTCGACAAGATCGAAGCCTGTACTGGAAAGCCGGCGAGTCCTGACGTGTGGCAGTTTGCCACCGATGGAGGACATCTGGCTTTGGCCGGAATGCAGTGCGTCGGATTTGGTCCTGGAGATGACCGCTTGGCGCACACGAACCAGGAGCGAATCTCCATCACCGAACTCAAGACGGCTGCCGCAACCTACGCTCCGCTGGCTCTGGCGTTAGCCAAAGCAGTCGAAAACTAG
- a CDS encoding family 16 glycoside hydrolase has translation MNTKNTFSICLLVATASSFLSSSLDAQQPTGWKAHDKNRPQPKVVDPGEATLPASVPSDAVVIFGGEDLSNFDGPNGKEPKWVVKDGVMESVAGAGFVYTKEKFGDCQIHIEWASPTTVKGNGQGRGNSGVFLPGGFEIQVLDSFENETYADGGAASIYGQYPPLVNASRGPGQWQSYDIVYHMPRFDENQKQVSPAIITVLHNGVVVQHATEALGPTSWVHHKQMNPGLTEGVIGFQDHGNPVRFRNIWVRKLDTAATAGTYPESREFTEEEIKKFVGKYDRNHEVKLKDGKLWLHTLNQDLELVAYSDDTYGAKETAGPISFDTDDDGNVSALKFRFDAGWNGKFDRKE, from the coding sequence TTGAACACAAAAAACACCTTTTCTATCTGTCTATTGGTAGCGACCGCGAGCTCGTTTCTTTCGAGCTCGCTCGACGCGCAACAACCCACAGGCTGGAAGGCTCACGACAAAAATCGCCCGCAACCCAAAGTAGTCGATCCGGGTGAAGCCACGCTGCCGGCCTCCGTTCCCTCGGACGCAGTCGTTATTTTTGGTGGCGAAGATCTTTCCAACTTCGACGGACCCAACGGCAAAGAACCCAAGTGGGTCGTGAAAGATGGAGTCATGGAGTCCGTTGCAGGCGCCGGTTTCGTGTACACGAAAGAAAAGTTTGGCGATTGTCAAATTCACATCGAATGGGCGTCCCCGACGACTGTCAAAGGCAACGGGCAGGGCCGCGGAAACAGCGGTGTATTCCTGCCTGGCGGTTTCGAGATTCAAGTGCTCGACAGCTTCGAAAATGAAACTTACGCCGACGGCGGCGCGGCTTCCATTTACGGGCAGTATCCTCCTCTGGTTAACGCCAGCCGTGGTCCTGGCCAGTGGCAATCGTACGACATCGTCTATCACATGCCCCGCTTCGACGAAAATCAGAAGCAGGTTTCGCCAGCGATCATCACGGTCCTGCACAATGGTGTCGTCGTTCAACACGCGACCGAAGCACTCGGTCCAACTTCCTGGGTGCATCACAAACAAATGAATCCGGGGCTCACTGAAGGCGTTATTGGTTTCCAGGACCACGGCAATCCGGTTCGCTTCCGCAACATCTGGGTTCGTAAACTCGATACCGCGGCTACGGCCGGCACCTATCCGGAGTCACGAGAGTTCACCGAAGAAGAAATTAAAAAATTCGTTGGCAAATACGATCGCAACCACGAAGTGAAACTGAAAGATGGCAAACTGTGGTTGCACACTCTGAATCAGGATCTTGAGTTGGTTGCCTACAGCGATGACACGTACGGCGCCAAAGAAACTGCCGGTCCGATCAGTTTCGACACCGACGACGATGGCAACGTTTCGGCTCTAAAGTTTCGCTTTGACGCGGGCTGGAACGGAAAGTTCGATCGCAAAGAGTAG
- a CDS encoding trypsin-like serine protease: protein MALNRIGKKLSKKNRQTKRGLDYQRFEERKMLAADLAGFAKATAVPSKAPSVLEQLASRDDVAWAQKGLNQLIEVASESNDLGTTTVFQQSWNGLAVYDSWITVVQDADGQITNVNDQARQNIRGYATDGSMINENLATRIGSQDLGKAASVESSASMAWYYAGNKARLSWLVETTVFDTDGEVFGEHETWISVFDGSIFNREVTGSAVSELLNAPISETGVFARIVINDAIGASGSRTYAEPFDSVVSISVGCTGTLISSNTVISARHCGIGSGDTISFGDNSNNPDATFTVASASQPAGGNANSALLDGGDVSILTLTTDVPTSIATPMRFIDATSDLVGMTAVTVGYGYNGVGSSGHGFTADGTRWGGENVIDAFGSPSSSSGSNIISTDFDSGSAGNNTIGGSNSTPLTFEATTAPGDSGGPVLVDVGGEWVIAGVLSGGTTSTSVYGDISWWTGTAVYRSQIESAGGTFVGDGAGSVSFDQDGYFVGDSAVATVRDGNAVGDVSVVITTTSGDSETLTISASSVGVYPTSIDTAQGSASQNDGILQVEEGDEISITYVDVDDGDGNTVDRTDSATINEIGPVGLIGVDFDDAANAPLNWLSLSGGTGTFQDLNNEQGGASQVDLQIIGASTGYEVNLIASTIPQHANSIANIDGQIYTGADPIEFVYSDLSPSTDYEVYVMAAEGFYDSIQQTVSIQGEGSPITFEQRFDQGELFVNDQVGSSSSTLAEFAIVVTSDANGTISINVDPIGATQDVVVAGLAIFEVAEPPTAPTISLNAAEVERSMLTDAVITFDEVLDFGANAFELVKRGPDGGDVEVTSSVDNSSGYSVVTLAFSGEFTETSGSLVDGNYQLTIVGDEITSAAGVAVDGDGDGDAGGNLVFGDNESDNFFRFFGDIDGDRDSDVFDLLQLRQAWNTSAGDTGFNEGFDFNVDGEIDIFDLLPFRQNYRDALEFV from the coding sequence ATGGCACTCAACCGTATTGGCAAAAAGCTTTCGAAGAAGAACAGACAAACGAAACGTGGACTCGACTATCAGCGGTTCGAAGAAAGAAAAATGCTGGCCGCGGACCTGGCTGGGTTTGCGAAGGCAACGGCAGTGCCGTCTAAGGCTCCTTCGGTTCTCGAACAACTGGCCTCTCGCGATGACGTCGCGTGGGCACAGAAAGGACTGAATCAGCTGATCGAAGTCGCCAGCGAGTCGAACGACCTTGGCACAACGACAGTGTTCCAACAGTCCTGGAACGGGCTGGCAGTTTACGATTCCTGGATAACGGTCGTCCAGGATGCTGATGGGCAAATCACGAACGTCAACGATCAAGCCAGACAAAACATTCGTGGTTACGCGACTGATGGCAGCATGATCAACGAGAACCTTGCGACGCGGATCGGCTCGCAGGATCTCGGCAAAGCTGCTTCGGTTGAGTCATCGGCTTCGATGGCCTGGTACTACGCCGGCAACAAAGCGAGACTATCGTGGCTGGTCGAAACTACCGTGTTCGACACCGACGGGGAAGTTTTTGGCGAACACGAAACATGGATTAGCGTTTTCGACGGCTCGATTTTCAATCGCGAAGTCACAGGTTCAGCGGTTTCTGAACTTTTAAATGCACCGATATCTGAAACCGGTGTCTTTGCACGTATCGTGATCAATGATGCGATCGGCGCGTCGGGGTCTCGCACATACGCGGAGCCCTTCGATTCGGTGGTCTCAATTTCCGTGGGCTGTACCGGGACGCTGATTTCATCCAATACGGTTATCTCCGCGCGTCACTGCGGCATCGGCAGCGGCGACACGATCAGTTTTGGCGACAACAGCAACAATCCGGACGCGACGTTCACCGTTGCTTCCGCGTCACAACCAGCGGGTGGCAACGCGAACTCAGCACTGCTCGATGGAGGCGACGTTTCGATCCTGACTTTGACCACTGACGTTCCTACATCAATCGCGACCCCAATGCGGTTTATCGATGCGACTAGCGATTTGGTCGGCATGACAGCAGTGACAGTTGGCTATGGTTACAACGGTGTCGGCAGTTCTGGGCACGGATTCACCGCGGACGGAACACGTTGGGGTGGCGAGAATGTGATCGACGCGTTTGGTTCGCCATCGTCTTCGTCGGGCTCGAACATCATCTCGACGGATTTCGACAGCGGCTCTGCCGGAAACAACACGATTGGTGGAAGCAACTCAACGCCGCTGACTTTCGAAGCCACCACGGCACCCGGAGATAGCGGTGGCCCGGTTCTGGTTGACGTCGGCGGTGAGTGGGTGATCGCGGGCGTGCTTTCTGGCGGCACGACAAGTACAAGCGTTTACGGAGACATCTCGTGGTGGACGGGCACTGCAGTTTACAGATCGCAGATCGAGTCCGCAGGTGGAACTTTCGTCGGCGACGGCGCGGGATCAGTCAGCTTTGATCAGGACGGATATTTCGTCGGTGATTCCGCGGTTGCGACGGTTCGCGATGGCAATGCGGTCGGAGACGTTTCCGTTGTGATTACTACGACGTCCGGCGACAGCGAGACATTGACGATTTCTGCCAGTTCGGTCGGAGTTTACCCGACTTCTATTGATACCGCCCAGGGCAGTGCTTCACAGAATGATGGCATCTTGCAGGTTGAAGAGGGCGATGAAATTTCCATCACCTACGTCGATGTGGATGACGGAGACGGAAACACAGTCGACCGCACGGACTCCGCAACGATCAACGAGATCGGTCCAGTTGGCCTGATCGGCGTCGACTTTGATGATGCCGCCAATGCACCGCTGAATTGGCTGAGCCTTTCCGGGGGCACAGGAACGTTTCAGGACCTCAACAACGAACAGGGCGGAGCTTCGCAAGTCGACCTTCAGATCATCGGTGCATCGACTGGTTACGAAGTCAATCTGATCGCCAGCACCATTCCCCAGCATGCCAATTCCATTGCCAACATTGACGGTCAGATCTATACCGGTGCCGATCCAATTGAGTTTGTCTATTCTGACTTGAGCCCAAGCACGGACTATGAAGTCTACGTAATGGCCGCCGAAGGCTTCTACGATTCGATCCAGCAGACGGTTTCCATTCAAGGGGAAGGCAGCCCGATTACTTTCGAGCAACGGTTCGATCAAGGAGAACTGTTCGTTAACGACCAGGTCGGGAGCAGTTCCTCGACCCTTGCGGAATTTGCGATTGTTGTGACATCGGACGCAAATGGTACTATTTCGATCAACGTCGATCCGATCGGAGCGACGCAAGACGTGGTCGTTGCTGGTCTGGCTATCTTCGAAGTCGCCGAACCGCCGACGGCGCCGACGATCTCGCTCAACGCTGCGGAAGTCGAACGTTCGATGCTCACGGACGCCGTGATCACTTTTGATGAAGTGCTGGACTTCGGCGCCAACGCATTCGAATTGGTGAAACGTGGTCCCGACGGTGGCGACGTGGAAGTAACTTCCTCGGTCGACAACAGCAGCGGCTACTCGGTCGTGACGCTGGCTTTCTCCGGCGAATTCACGGAAACTTCGGGCTCGCTTGTCGATGGAAACTATCAACTGACGATTGTTGGCGATGAGATCACATCGGCCGCAGGCGTTGCTGTTGATGGAGACGGTGATGGCGATGCTGGAGGCAATCTGGTCTTTGGTGACAACGAATCCGACAACTTCTTCCGGTTCTTCGGTGACATCGATGGCGATAGAGATTCCGACGTGTTTGACCTGCTGCAACTGCGGCAGGCCTGGAACACTTCGGCGGGTGACACCGGATTCAACGAAGGTTTTGACTTCAACGTGGACGGCGAAATCGACATTTTCGACCTACTCCCGTTCCGCCAGAACTATCGAGACGCATTGGAATTTGTGTAA
- a CDS encoding ThuA domain-containing protein, with translation MSFFKKHVATAVLSALFSYAAVHVSPANGGDPWLVFEPAGDANGKHVVFVSGDEEYRGEESCPMLAKILSQHHGFKCTVLFSINKETGCIDPFELGNTPGLENLATADVMILCTRWRILPDDQIKHIYDFLEAGKPLIAFRTATHAFKTGDYGGYDWANFGKKVIGENWLSHHGQHKVQGGRGFIVEKNAQHPILNSVQDVFTTSDIYGIAALDQEAATILMRGGVTETLDPASQLVAGKLNDPMMPFAWLKDYDSPSGKAQGKCFATTGGAAVDFRGEDLRRMIVNATFHLAGLDVPEKANVEFVDPFAPSFYGFPKSDYFVKRNLRVEDFELGKSASSYPDPKILKK, from the coding sequence ATGAGCTTTTTCAAAAAACACGTCGCTACTGCAGTGCTGTCTGCTTTGTTTTCCTATGCTGCTGTTCACGTTTCGCCGGCGAACGGCGGAGACCCCTGGCTGGTTTTTGAGCCTGCGGGAGACGCCAACGGCAAGCACGTCGTTTTCGTTTCCGGAGACGAAGAATACCGAGGCGAAGAGTCCTGTCCGATGCTGGCCAAGATACTCAGCCAACATCATGGATTTAAATGCACCGTTCTGTTTTCAATCAACAAGGAAACCGGATGCATCGATCCTTTCGAGCTTGGCAACACTCCGGGCCTGGAGAATCTGGCGACTGCTGATGTGATGATCCTGTGTACGCGATGGCGAATTTTGCCCGACGATCAAATCAAGCATATTTACGATTTCCTCGAAGCCGGAAAGCCATTGATCGCTTTCCGCACCGCGACGCATGCCTTCAAAACCGGCGACTATGGCGGATACGATTGGGCGAATTTTGGAAAAAAAGTCATTGGCGAAAATTGGCTTTCACATCATGGCCAACACAAAGTCCAGGGAGGGCGAGGATTTATCGTCGAAAAGAACGCTCAACATCCAATCCTGAATTCAGTGCAGGACGTTTTCACGACGTCTGACATTTACGGTATCGCAGCACTTGATCAGGAAGCTGCGACAATTTTGATGCGTGGTGGCGTCACTGAGACACTTGATCCAGCGTCACAATTGGTGGCTGGCAAATTGAACGATCCGATGATGCCATTCGCGTGGCTGAAAGACTACGACTCGCCGTCTGGAAAGGCTCAGGGCAAGTGTTTTGCGACTACCGGAGGGGCAGCAGTCGATTTCCGCGGCGAGGATTTGCGTCGAATGATCGTCAACGCAACGTTTCACTTGGCCGGACTGGACGTTCCGGAAAAGGCAAATGTGGAGTTTGTTGATCCGTTCGCACCATCGTTTTACGGATTCCCCAAAAGCGACTATTTCGTCAAACGAAATCTACGTGTCGAGGACTTTGAACTTGGGAAATCTGCCAGCAGCTATCCCGATCCCAAAATCCTGAAAAAGTAA
- a CDS encoding PA0069 family radical SAM protein — translation MSHEKPNQKIAGRGSSLRIVSRFESVSRVDDEEVIDDPEYMESLGAKVNTEYFEDSSSSVVSENSSPDIPFRYSLNPYRGCSHGCSYCYARPTHEYLGFGPGLDFESRIVIKPNAAQLFRNWLVEGHRKGREVDPVMMSGVTDCYQTCEKQFELTRQCLEVARDFRYPVSLITKNALIRRDLDLIEELASMNLVSVAISVTSLDQSLTRIMEPRTSAPAARLDAIRQIAATGCPVMVMVAPIIPGINEQEIPGVLKAAAEAGATRAGYVSLRLPLTVEPVFLDWLLQHFPDRKEKVVERIRTMRDGKMNSSAFGERMTGNGVWADQTRQLMTTFCKRYGLDCGVSYGKPTERPTLRTDLFRVVESDGRVQRELF, via the coding sequence ATGTCCCACGAAAAACCAAATCAGAAAATCGCCGGTCGAGGCTCCAGTCTTCGGATTGTGAGCCGGTTCGAATCGGTTTCCCGCGTTGACGACGAAGAAGTTATCGATGATCCAGAGTACATGGAATCGCTCGGCGCGAAAGTAAACACGGAATACTTCGAAGACAGCTCCAGTTCCGTCGTCAGCGAAAACAGCAGTCCTGACATTCCGTTTCGCTACAGTCTGAATCCCTATCGAGGTTGCTCGCACGGTTGCAGCTACTGCTACGCCAGGCCGACGCACGAGTACCTCGGGTTTGGCCCTGGCCTCGATTTTGAGTCGCGGATCGTGATCAAACCCAATGCCGCCCAGCTTTTTCGAAACTGGTTGGTCGAGGGGCATCGGAAAGGACGCGAGGTTGATCCCGTTATGATGTCCGGTGTAACGGACTGTTATCAGACCTGTGAAAAGCAGTTTGAGTTGACCCGACAGTGCCTTGAGGTAGCTCGGGACTTTCGCTATCCGGTAAGTTTGATCACAAAGAACGCTTTGATTCGCCGCGATCTGGATCTGATCGAGGAGTTGGCCTCGATGAATCTGGTTTCTGTCGCGATAAGTGTGACTTCGCTCGACCAGTCGCTGACTCGAATCATGGAACCACGCACCAGTGCTCCAGCCGCCAGGCTTGATGCGATTCGACAGATCGCCGCGACAGGTTGCCCGGTCATGGTGATGGTGGCGCCGATCATTCCCGGCATCAATGAGCAGGAAATTCCAGGCGTACTCAAGGCGGCCGCCGAGGCAGGTGCGACGCGAGCCGGCTATGTTTCGCTTCGCTTGCCGCTGACGGTTGAGCCCGTCTTTCTCGATTGGTTGCTGCAGCATTTCCCTGATCGCAAGGAGAAGGTGGTCGAACGGATTCGCACGATGCGAGACGGGAAAATGAACAGCTCTGCTTTCGGCGAACGGATGACGGGGAATGGAGTTTGGGCCGACCAAACTCGCCAGCTAATGACGACATTCTGCAAACGATATGGGCTCGATTGCGGCGTCAGCTACGGAAAACCGACTGAAAGACCAACGCTGCGAACGGATCTGTTTCGCGTCGTCGAATCGGACGGACGCGTTCAACGGGAACTTTTTTAG
- a CDS encoding DUF2306 domain-containing protein produces the protein MSQLAVTAREPSSRLKAMKRIAFWLLVMLFVKVLGSIVFEYRNYFPANFESNFLVGREAFFSGSYRVAFYTHILCGPISLLVAAFLIFSGSRKALSHWHRRLGKLLASLVLLVLLPSGLVMATRALTGPVAGAAFFVQTFATALCVGFASWYASRRRFNQHRAWATRTFILLCSPLLLRLITGATVAFELESSWTYRFAAWGSWLIPLAVYECRNSILRRSIARSIKGTLS, from the coding sequence TTGTCTCAGCTTGCCGTCACAGCACGTGAACCTTCGAGTCGCCTCAAGGCGATGAAACGGATCGCGTTTTGGTTGTTGGTGATGCTGTTTGTGAAAGTGCTCGGGTCAATCGTTTTCGAGTATCGAAATTATTTTCCGGCCAACTTCGAGTCCAATTTTCTGGTTGGTCGAGAAGCGTTCTTTTCCGGAAGTTATCGGGTGGCGTTCTATACGCACATCTTGTGTGGTCCGATCTCCTTGCTGGTCGCCGCGTTCTTGATATTCAGTGGTTCGCGGAAAGCACTGAGCCATTGGCACCGGAGACTTGGCAAATTGCTTGCCAGTCTCGTGTTGCTCGTTTTGTTGCCGAGCGGATTGGTGATGGCGACGCGAGCGTTGACCGGCCCGGTCGCCGGTGCAGCATTTTTTGTCCAGACTTTCGCCACCGCTCTGTGTGTTGGCTTTGCTTCATGGTACGCCAGTCGCCGACGTTTCAACCAGCACCGAGCGTGGGCAACTCGTACCTTTATCCTGCTTTGCTCGCCGCTGCTTCTACGATTGATCACGGGAGCCACGGTTGCTTTTGAATTGGAAAGCAGCTGGACGTACCGATTTGCGGCTTGGGGAAGCTGGTTGATCCCGTTGGCAGTGTATGAGTGCAGAAACTCTATTCTTCGGCGATCAATCGCCAGGTCTATCAAAGGGACATTGTCATGA
- a CDS encoding DUF1559 domain-containing protein, whose product MIQSQKRHRVAFTIVELLVVIAIIAILLAMLLPVMRTGVPEAARRTQCMNNLRMIALANLNYESAQMQFPAGTGIESLQDVGSSGKLSGLVAILPFIEQNELYEQITKPSTIGGNTYPACPPLYDDGVPHWKVRVPEFYCPSVVVDDNRHLPSHYGLCIGDRARNIASSDSKRGAFNGAMQIDFDDVSDGSSNTIMAGEIGKHSGSMAEQPFAINQPSSILENPTECLTLIEDNGDRWSFSPDIQLGQIGRGSHWADGRAGVALFNTILRPNSPSAAVNGSVGVDGIYSASGPHPGGVSVAFLDGSTHFIDSEIDAGNSSAPTPTAPQMAMNAPSPYGVWGSLGTINGGEVVGEY is encoded by the coding sequence ATGATTCAAAGTCAGAAACGACATCGCGTTGCTTTCACGATCGTTGAGCTGTTGGTGGTGATCGCAATCATCGCCATCCTGCTCGCCATGTTGCTTCCAGTGATGCGGACTGGTGTTCCCGAAGCGGCGAGGCGTACCCAGTGCATGAACAATCTGCGAATGATTGCCTTGGCGAATTTGAACTACGAATCGGCTCAGATGCAGTTTCCTGCGGGAACCGGGATTGAGTCGCTGCAAGACGTCGGAAGCAGCGGAAAGCTCAGTGGGCTGGTCGCGATTTTGCCGTTCATCGAGCAGAACGAATTGTATGAGCAAATCACCAAGCCAAGTACGATCGGCGGCAACACCTATCCAGCTTGCCCGCCACTTTACGACGATGGTGTGCCGCACTGGAAAGTTCGTGTTCCCGAGTTTTATTGCCCCAGCGTCGTGGTCGACGATAATCGACACCTGCCGTCTCACTACGGTCTATGCATCGGCGACAGAGCCCGGAATATTGCTTCGTCAGATTCGAAACGGGGCGCGTTCAACGGGGCAATGCAGATTGACTTCGATGACGTCTCGGACGGGTCGAGCAATACAATCATGGCGGGGGAAATCGGAAAGCACTCTGGTAGCATGGCCGAACAACCTTTCGCGATCAATCAACCGTCATCCATTTTGGAGAATCCAACCGAGTGTTTGACACTGATTGAGGACAATGGAGACCGTTGGAGTTTCAGTCCTGATATTCAGCTTGGTCAGATCGGACGCGGATCGCATTGGGCTGACGGCCGCGCCGGGGTGGCTTTGTTCAACACGATTCTTCGACCCAACAGCCCCAGCGCAGCAGTCAACGGTAGCGTCGGAGTCGACGGAATTTACTCAGCCAGCGGTCCTCATCCTGGTGGCGTGAGCGTCGCTTTTCTTGATGGTTCAACCCACTTTATCGATTCGGAAATCGATGCCGGTAACTCGTCGGCTCCAACACCAACCGCACCGCAAATGGCAATGAACGCGCCGAGCCCGTACGGAGTCTGGGGATCTCTCGGCACAATCAACGGCGGTGAAGTGGTCGGTGAATATTAG
- a CDS encoding DinB family protein, producing MNSITRPEPTEYFEYFETYIGKFTPDDFWTEFDGQPAQLESLLGSLPEGEDSKLHDPYTWTLKQVVGHLIDTERIFATRLLQIAVGDPTPNPDFEQNSYVAGLDYEGVAMSDLIEEFATLRRSNSLMLRRLGDEQLSRSGTASGRVLSARAIPFLMGGHVTYHFEIMQKRLGQ from the coding sequence ATGAATAGCATCACGCGTCCGGAACCGACCGAGTATTTTGAGTACTTCGAAACTTACATTGGCAAGTTCACGCCGGATGATTTCTGGACGGAGTTCGATGGCCAGCCAGCTCAACTGGAGTCGTTGCTGGGCAGCCTTCCCGAGGGTGAAGACTCCAAGCTCCATGATCCGTATACGTGGACTCTCAAGCAGGTCGTCGGCCATTTGATCGACACCGAGCGAATTTTTGCGACGCGGTTGCTACAGATTGCTGTTGGCGACCCGACGCCAAATCCGGACTTCGAACAGAACTCCTATGTCGCCGGACTCGATTACGAAGGTGTGGCCATGAGCGACCTGATCGAGGAATTCGCGACCCTACGAAGATCGAATTCTCTGATGTTGCGGCGTTTGGGTGACGAACAGCTTTCACGTTCCGGCACTGCATCGGGCAGAGTACTTTCCGCGCGAGCGATCCCGTTTCTAATGGGCGGCCACGTCACGTACCATTTCGAGATCATGCAAAAGCGATTGGGGCAGTAG